The Capra hircus breed San Clemente chromosome 2, ASM170441v1, whole genome shotgun sequence genome window below encodes:
- the PTPRN gene encoding receptor-type tyrosine-protein phosphatase-like N isoform X1: MRLPGRPGGPGGSGGLRVLLCLLLLGSRPGGCNAISAHGCLFDRRLCSHLEVCIQDGLFGQCQVGVGQARPLLQVTSPVLQRLQGVLRQLMSQGLSWHDDLTQYVISQEMERIPRLRPPEPHPRDRSGLVPRRPGPAGELLLQGIPTGSAPAPQHRLPRPSVGGGGAGAGSPLSPLQAELLPPLLEHLLLPPQPPHPALSYEPALLQPYLLHQFGSRDGSRGSESAPGMVSVDPLPKAEAPAFLSRTASKSMFGAHPGHSYGDPPGPPPAQLFQESELFYLAQESQVPSRARAPRLPEPGGSSRAGDSSEGYEEEGLEGREEKPPAPAEQPDATLQRVAAVLAGYGVELRQLTPEQLSTLSTLLQLLPKGAGRNLGGVVNVGADIKKTMEEQVQGIDPAEPPPPMPSLPGSPTGGSTSTKAQKELSARSSESPKAAGAPATPVLVEKKSPLGQSQPTVAGQPSARPSAEEYGYIVTDQKPLSLAAGVRLLEILAEHVHMSSGSFINISVVGPALTFRIRHNEQNLSLADVTQQAGLVKSELEAQTGLQILQTGVGQREEAAAILPRPAHSTSPMRSVLLTLVALAGVAGLLVALAVALCVRQHARQRDKERLAALGPEGAHGDTTFEYQDLCRQHMATKSLFNRAEGPPEPSRVSSVSSQFSDAAQASPSSHSSTPSWCEEPAQANMDISTGHMILAYMEDHLRNRDRLAKEWQALCAYQAEPNTCATAQGEGNIKKNRHPDFLPYDHARIKLKVESSPSRSDYINASPIIEHDPRMPAYIATQGPLSHTIADFWQMVWESGCTVIVMLTPLVEDGVKQCDRYWPDEGSSLYHVYEVNLVSEHIWCEDFLVRSFYLKNVQTQETRTLTQFHFLSWPAEGTPASTRPLLDFRRKVNKCYRGRSCPIIVHCSDGAGRTGTYILIDMVLNRMAKGVKEIDIAATLEHVRDQRPGLVRSKDQFEFALTAVAEEVNAILKALPQ; the protein is encoded by the exons GACTGTCCTGGCATGATGACCTCACCCAGTATGTGATCTCCCAGGAGATGGAGCGTATCCCCAGGCTTCGCCCCCCAGAGCCTCATCCAAGGGACAG ATCTGGCTTGGTGCCCAGGAGACCTGGTCCCGCTGGGGAGCTGCTTTTACAGGGCATCCCCACTGGCTCCGCCCCAGCTCCGCAGCATCGGCTTCCTCGACCTTCAGTAGGTGGGGGAGGAGCTGGGGCGGGCTCCCCCCTGTCCCCTTTGCAGGCTGAGCTGCTGCCCCCTCTCTTGGAGCATCTGCTGCTGCCCCCGCAGCCCCCGCATCCTGCCCTGAGTTATGAACCTGCCCTGCTTCAGCCCTACCTGCTCCATCAG TTTGGCTCCCGCGATGGCTCCCGGGGCTCAGAGAGCGCCCCAGGCATGGTCAGTGTTGACCCCCTGCCCAAGGCTGAAGCCCCTGCCTTCCTCAGCCGAACTGCTTCCAAGAGCATGTTTGGGGCTCACCCTGGCCACTCCTATGGGGACCCTCCAGGGCCTCCACCTGCTCAGCTTTTCCAGGAGTCAGAGCTGTTCTACCTGGCCCAGGAGTCACAAGTGCCCAGCAGGGCCAGGGCACCAAGGCTGCCAGAGCCAGGGGGCAGCAGCCGGGCAGGGGACTCCTCGGAGGGCTATGAGGAGGAAGGACTAGAGGGTCGTGAGGAGAAGCCTCCCGCCCCAGCAGAGCAGCCAG ATGCGACTCTGCAGAGAGTGGCCGCTGTGCTGGCGGGCTATGGCGTGGAGCTGCGTCAGCTGACCCCAGAGCAGCTCTCTACCCTCTCGaccctgctgcagctgctgcccaAGGGTGCCGGACGAAATCTGG GAGGGGTTGTAAACGTTGGAGCTGACATCAAGAAA ACAATGGAGGAGCAGGTTCAGGGCATAGACCCAGCAGAGCCTCCGCCCCCGATGCCCTCCCTGCCTGGATCCCCCACGGGCGGTTCCACCTCCACTAAAGCCCAGAAGGAGCTGAGCGCCAGATCCTCTGAGTCCCCCAAAGCTGCCGGTGCCCCCGCCACACCAGTCCTGGTAGAGAAGAAAAGCCCGCTGGGCCAGAGCCAGCCCACCGTGGCAGGGCAGCCCTCCGCTCGACCATCAGCAGAGGAATACGGCTACATTGTCACTGACCAGAA GCCCCTGAGTCTGGCTGCAGGAGTAAGGCTGCTGGAGATCCTGGCTGAGCATGTGCACATGTCCTCGGGCAGCTTCATCAACATCAG TGTCGTGGGACCAGCCCTTACCTTCCGCATCCGCCACAATGAACAGAACCTGTCTTTGGCCGATGTGACCCAGCAAGCCG GGTTGGTGAAGTCTGAACTGGAAGCACAGACAGGGCTCCAGATCTTGCAGACAGGAGTGGGACAG AGGGAGGAGGCAGCCGCCATCCTTCCCCGACCGGCCCACAGCACTTCTCCCATGCGGTCCGTGCTCCTTACTCTGGTGGCCCTGGCAGGTGTGGCTGGGCTGCTCGTGGCCCTGGCAGTGGCTCTGTGTGTGCGGCAGCATGCACGACAGCGGGACAAGGAGCGCCTGGCTGCCCTGGGACCCGAGGGGGCCCATGGTGACACTACCTTTGAGTACCAG GATCTATGCCGCCAGCACATGGCTACAAAGTCCCTGTTCAACCGGGCGGAGGGTCCACCTGAGCCTTCTCGGGTGAGCAGCGTGTCCTCACAGTTCAGTGATGCCGCCCAGGCCAGCCCCAGCTCCCACAGCAGCACCCCATCCTGGTGTGAGGAGCCCGCCCAAGCCAACATGGACATCTCCACGGGACACATGATTCTG GCCTACATGGAGGACCACCTTAGGAACAGGGACCGCCTGGCCAAGGAGTGGCAGGCCCTGTGTGCCTACCAAGCAGAGCCCAACACCTGTGCCACCGCCCAGGGCGAGGGCAACATCAAAAAGAACCGCCACCCTGACTTCCTTCCCT ATGACCATGCTCGCATCAAGCTGAAGGTGGAGAGCAGCCCTTCTCGGAGCGATTACATCAATGCCAGCCCCATT ATTGAGCACGACCCTCGGATGCCAGCCTACATAGCCACACAGGGCCCGCTGTCGCATACCATTGCAGACTTCTGGCAG ATGGTGTGGGAGAGTGGCTGCACTGTCATCGTCATGCTGACCCCGCTGGTGGAGGATGGTGTCAAGCAGTGTGATCGCTACTGGCCGGACGAGGGCTCCTCCCTCTACCACGTATATGAG GTGAACCTGGTGTCGGAGCACATCTGGTGCGAGGATTTCCTAGTGCGGAGCTTCTACCTGAAGAACGTGCAGACCCAGGAGACGCGCACGCTCACGCAGTTCCACTTCCTCAGCTGGCCGGCAGAGGGCACCCCGGCCTCCACCCGGCCCCTCCTGGACTTCCGCAG GAAGGTGAACAAGTGCTACCGGGGCCGCTCCTGCCCCATCATTGTGCACTGCAG TGACGGTGCAGGCAGGACAGGGACTTACATCCTCATCGACATGGTACTGAACCGCATGGCGAAAG gAGTGAAGGAGATTGACATCGCTGCCACCCTGGAGCATGTCCGTGACCAGCGGCCTGGCCTTGTTCGCTCTAAG GACCAGTTTGAGTTTGCCCTGACAGCTGTGGCGGAGGAGGTAAATGCCATCCTCAAGGCCTTGCCCCAGTGA
- the PTPRN gene encoding receptor-type tyrosine-protein phosphatase-like N isoform X2 yields MSQGLSWHDDLTQYVISQEMERIPRLRPPEPHPRDRSGLVPRRPGPAGELLLQGIPTGSAPAPQHRLPRPSVGGGGAGAGSPLSPLQAELLPPLLEHLLLPPQPPHPALSYEPALLQPYLLHQFGSRDGSRGSESAPGMVSVDPLPKAEAPAFLSRTASKSMFGAHPGHSYGDPPGPPPAQLFQESELFYLAQESQVPSRARAPRLPEPGGSSRAGDSSEGYEEEGLEGREEKPPAPAEQPDATLQRVAAVLAGYGVELRQLTPEQLSTLSTLLQLLPKGAGRNLGGVVNVGADIKKTMEEQVQGIDPAEPPPPMPSLPGSPTGGSTSTKAQKELSARSSESPKAAGAPATPVLVEKKSPLGQSQPTVAGQPSARPSAEEYGYIVTDQKPLSLAAGVRLLEILAEHVHMSSGSFINISVVGPALTFRIRHNEQNLSLADVTQQAGLVKSELEAQTGLQILQTGVGQREEAAAILPRPAHSTSPMRSVLLTLVALAGVAGLLVALAVALCVRQHARQRDKERLAALGPEGAHGDTTFEYQDLCRQHMATKSLFNRAEGPPEPSRVSSVSSQFSDAAQASPSSHSSTPSWCEEPAQANMDISTGHMILAYMEDHLRNRDRLAKEWQALCAYQAEPNTCATAQGEGNIKKNRHPDFLPYDHARIKLKVESSPSRSDYINASPIIEHDPRMPAYIATQGPLSHTIADFWQMVWESGCTVIVMLTPLVEDGVKQCDRYWPDEGSSLYHVYEVNLVSEHIWCEDFLVRSFYLKNVQTQETRTLTQFHFLSWPAEGTPASTRPLLDFRRKVNKCYRGRSCPIIVHCSDGAGRTGTYILIDMVLNRMAKGVKEIDIAATLEHVRDQRPGLVRSKDQFEFALTAVAEEVNAILKALPQ; encoded by the exons GACTGTCCTGGCATGATGACCTCACCCAGTATGTGATCTCCCAGGAGATGGAGCGTATCCCCAGGCTTCGCCCCCCAGAGCCTCATCCAAGGGACAG ATCTGGCTTGGTGCCCAGGAGACCTGGTCCCGCTGGGGAGCTGCTTTTACAGGGCATCCCCACTGGCTCCGCCCCAGCTCCGCAGCATCGGCTTCCTCGACCTTCAGTAGGTGGGGGAGGAGCTGGGGCGGGCTCCCCCCTGTCCCCTTTGCAGGCTGAGCTGCTGCCCCCTCTCTTGGAGCATCTGCTGCTGCCCCCGCAGCCCCCGCATCCTGCCCTGAGTTATGAACCTGCCCTGCTTCAGCCCTACCTGCTCCATCAG TTTGGCTCCCGCGATGGCTCCCGGGGCTCAGAGAGCGCCCCAGGCATGGTCAGTGTTGACCCCCTGCCCAAGGCTGAAGCCCCTGCCTTCCTCAGCCGAACTGCTTCCAAGAGCATGTTTGGGGCTCACCCTGGCCACTCCTATGGGGACCCTCCAGGGCCTCCACCTGCTCAGCTTTTCCAGGAGTCAGAGCTGTTCTACCTGGCCCAGGAGTCACAAGTGCCCAGCAGGGCCAGGGCACCAAGGCTGCCAGAGCCAGGGGGCAGCAGCCGGGCAGGGGACTCCTCGGAGGGCTATGAGGAGGAAGGACTAGAGGGTCGTGAGGAGAAGCCTCCCGCCCCAGCAGAGCAGCCAG ATGCGACTCTGCAGAGAGTGGCCGCTGTGCTGGCGGGCTATGGCGTGGAGCTGCGTCAGCTGACCCCAGAGCAGCTCTCTACCCTCTCGaccctgctgcagctgctgcccaAGGGTGCCGGACGAAATCTGG GAGGGGTTGTAAACGTTGGAGCTGACATCAAGAAA ACAATGGAGGAGCAGGTTCAGGGCATAGACCCAGCAGAGCCTCCGCCCCCGATGCCCTCCCTGCCTGGATCCCCCACGGGCGGTTCCACCTCCACTAAAGCCCAGAAGGAGCTGAGCGCCAGATCCTCTGAGTCCCCCAAAGCTGCCGGTGCCCCCGCCACACCAGTCCTGGTAGAGAAGAAAAGCCCGCTGGGCCAGAGCCAGCCCACCGTGGCAGGGCAGCCCTCCGCTCGACCATCAGCAGAGGAATACGGCTACATTGTCACTGACCAGAA GCCCCTGAGTCTGGCTGCAGGAGTAAGGCTGCTGGAGATCCTGGCTGAGCATGTGCACATGTCCTCGGGCAGCTTCATCAACATCAG TGTCGTGGGACCAGCCCTTACCTTCCGCATCCGCCACAATGAACAGAACCTGTCTTTGGCCGATGTGACCCAGCAAGCCG GGTTGGTGAAGTCTGAACTGGAAGCACAGACAGGGCTCCAGATCTTGCAGACAGGAGTGGGACAG AGGGAGGAGGCAGCCGCCATCCTTCCCCGACCGGCCCACAGCACTTCTCCCATGCGGTCCGTGCTCCTTACTCTGGTGGCCCTGGCAGGTGTGGCTGGGCTGCTCGTGGCCCTGGCAGTGGCTCTGTGTGTGCGGCAGCATGCACGACAGCGGGACAAGGAGCGCCTGGCTGCCCTGGGACCCGAGGGGGCCCATGGTGACACTACCTTTGAGTACCAG GATCTATGCCGCCAGCACATGGCTACAAAGTCCCTGTTCAACCGGGCGGAGGGTCCACCTGAGCCTTCTCGGGTGAGCAGCGTGTCCTCACAGTTCAGTGATGCCGCCCAGGCCAGCCCCAGCTCCCACAGCAGCACCCCATCCTGGTGTGAGGAGCCCGCCCAAGCCAACATGGACATCTCCACGGGACACATGATTCTG GCCTACATGGAGGACCACCTTAGGAACAGGGACCGCCTGGCCAAGGAGTGGCAGGCCCTGTGTGCCTACCAAGCAGAGCCCAACACCTGTGCCACCGCCCAGGGCGAGGGCAACATCAAAAAGAACCGCCACCCTGACTTCCTTCCCT ATGACCATGCTCGCATCAAGCTGAAGGTGGAGAGCAGCCCTTCTCGGAGCGATTACATCAATGCCAGCCCCATT ATTGAGCACGACCCTCGGATGCCAGCCTACATAGCCACACAGGGCCCGCTGTCGCATACCATTGCAGACTTCTGGCAG ATGGTGTGGGAGAGTGGCTGCACTGTCATCGTCATGCTGACCCCGCTGGTGGAGGATGGTGTCAAGCAGTGTGATCGCTACTGGCCGGACGAGGGCTCCTCCCTCTACCACGTATATGAG GTGAACCTGGTGTCGGAGCACATCTGGTGCGAGGATTTCCTAGTGCGGAGCTTCTACCTGAAGAACGTGCAGACCCAGGAGACGCGCACGCTCACGCAGTTCCACTTCCTCAGCTGGCCGGCAGAGGGCACCCCGGCCTCCACCCGGCCCCTCCTGGACTTCCGCAG GAAGGTGAACAAGTGCTACCGGGGCCGCTCCTGCCCCATCATTGTGCACTGCAG TGACGGTGCAGGCAGGACAGGGACTTACATCCTCATCGACATGGTACTGAACCGCATGGCGAAAG gAGTGAAGGAGATTGACATCGCTGCCACCCTGGAGCATGTCCGTGACCAGCGGCCTGGCCTTGTTCGCTCTAAG GACCAGTTTGAGTTTGCCCTGACAGCTGTGGCGGAGGAGGTAAATGCCATCCTCAAGGCCTTGCCCCAGTGA
- the DNAJB2 gene encoding dnaJ homolog subfamily B member 2 isoform X4, with protein sequence MASYYEILDVPRSASADDIKKAYRKKALQWHPDKNPDNKEFAEKKFKEVAEAYEVLSDKRKREIYDLYGREGLTGAGTGPSRAEAGSGGPGFTFTFRSPEEVFREFFGSGDPFAELFDFSSSSFSFSPGAGAFRSVSTSTTFVQGRRITTRRIMENGQERVEVEEDGQLKSVTINGIPDDLALGLELSRREQQQSVTSRSGATQVRQTPVSRPLDGSLSEEDEDLQLAMAYSLSEMEASGKKPADVF encoded by the exons ATGGCATCCTACTACGAGATCCTAGACGTACCGCGAAGTGCGTCCGCTGATGACATCAAAAAGGC GTATAGGAAGAAGGCATTACAGTGGCACCCAGACAAGAACCCAGATAATAAAGAGTTTGCTGAGAAGAAGTTCAAGGAGGTGGCCGAGGCGTATGAAGTGCTGTCTGACA AGCGTAAGCGTGAGATCTACGACCTCTATGGCCGGGAAGGGCTGACTGGGGCAG GAACCGGCCCGTCTCGCGCGGAAGCTGGTAGTGGCGGGCCTggcttcaccttcaccttccgcAGCCCAGAGGAGGTCTTCCGGGAGTTCTTCGGGAGCGGAGACCCTTTTGCAGAGCTCTTTG ATTTCTCCTCCTCGTCTTTCTCCTTCAGTCCTGGGGCTGGTGCTTTTCGCTCCGTCTCTACATCCACCACCTTTGTCCAAGGACGCCGCATCACCACACGCAG GATTATGGAGAATGGGCAGGAACGGGTAGAAGTGGAGGAGGATGGGCAGCTGAAGTCCGTCACGATCAACG GTATCCCAGACGACCTGGCCCTGGGCTTGGAGCTGAGCCGTCGTGAGCAGCAGCAGTCTGTCACCTCCAGGTCAGGGGCCACGCAGGTCCGGCAGACCCCTGTGTCACGACCCCTCGATGGCAGCCTCTCTGAGGAGGATGAGGACCTGCAGCTTGCCATGGCCTACAGCCTGTCAGAGATGGAGGCATCTGGGAAGAAACCGGCAG ATGTGTTCTGA
- the DNAJB2 gene encoding dnaJ homolog subfamily B member 2 isoform X3, translated as MASYYEILDVPRSASADDIKKAYRKKALQWHPDKNPDNKEFAEKKFKEVAEAYEVLSDKRKREIYDLYGREGLTGAGTGPSRAEAGSGGPGFTFTFRSPEEVFREFFGSGDPFAELFDDLGPFSELQNRGSRHSGPFFTFSSSFPGHSDFSSSSFSFSPGAGAFRSVSTSTTFVQGRRITTRRIMENGQERVEVEEDGQLKSVTINGIPDDLALGLELSRREQQQSVTSRSGATQVRQTPVSRPLDGSLSEEDEDLQLAMAYSLSEMEASGKKPADVF; from the exons ATGGCATCCTACTACGAGATCCTAGACGTACCGCGAAGTGCGTCCGCTGATGACATCAAAAAGGC GTATAGGAAGAAGGCATTACAGTGGCACCCAGACAAGAACCCAGATAATAAAGAGTTTGCTGAGAAGAAGTTCAAGGAGGTGGCCGAGGCGTATGAAGTGCTGTCTGACA AGCGTAAGCGTGAGATCTACGACCTCTATGGCCGGGAAGGGCTGACTGGGGCAG GAACCGGCCCGTCTCGCGCGGAAGCTGGTAGTGGCGGGCCTggcttcaccttcaccttccgcAGCCCAGAGGAGGTCTTCCGGGAGTTCTTCGGGAGCGGAGACCCTTTTGCAGAGCTCTTTG ATGACCTGGGCCCCTTCTCAGAGCTTCAGAACCGGGGTTCCCGACACTCGGGCCCTTTCttcaccttctcttcctccttccctgggcACTCTG ATTTCTCCTCCTCGTCTTTCTCCTTCAGTCCTGGGGCTGGTGCTTTTCGCTCCGTCTCTACATCCACCACCTTTGTCCAAGGACGCCGCATCACCACACGCAG GATTATGGAGAATGGGCAGGAACGGGTAGAAGTGGAGGAGGATGGGCAGCTGAAGTCCGTCACGATCAACG GTATCCCAGACGACCTGGCCCTGGGCTTGGAGCTGAGCCGTCGTGAGCAGCAGCAGTCTGTCACCTCCAGGTCAGGGGCCACGCAGGTCCGGCAGACCCCTGTGTCACGACCCCTCGATGGCAGCCTCTCTGAGGAGGATGAGGACCTGCAGCTTGCCATGGCCTACAGCCTGTCAGAGATGGAGGCATCTGGGAAGAAACCGGCAG ATGTGTTCTGA
- the DNAJB2 gene encoding dnaJ homolog subfamily B member 2 isoform X2: protein MASYYEILDVPRSASADDIKKAYRKKALQWHPDKNPDNKEFAEKKFKEVAEAYEVLSDKRKREIYDLYGREGLTGAGTGPSRAEAGSGGPGFTFTFRSPEEVFREFFGSGDPFAELFDFSSSSFSFSPGAGAFRSVSTSTTFVQGRRITTRRIMENGQERVEVEEDGQLKSVTINGIPDDLALGLELSRREQQQSVTSRSGATQVRQTPVSRPLDGSLSEEDEDLQLAMAYSLSEMEASGKKPAGGRGAQRRRQGQPKTQNHDPGVREPHEGARGDTAKPSPSPEEKATRCLIL from the exons ATGGCATCCTACTACGAGATCCTAGACGTACCGCGAAGTGCGTCCGCTGATGACATCAAAAAGGC GTATAGGAAGAAGGCATTACAGTGGCACCCAGACAAGAACCCAGATAATAAAGAGTTTGCTGAGAAGAAGTTCAAGGAGGTGGCCGAGGCGTATGAAGTGCTGTCTGACA AGCGTAAGCGTGAGATCTACGACCTCTATGGCCGGGAAGGGCTGACTGGGGCAG GAACCGGCCCGTCTCGCGCGGAAGCTGGTAGTGGCGGGCCTggcttcaccttcaccttccgcAGCCCAGAGGAGGTCTTCCGGGAGTTCTTCGGGAGCGGAGACCCTTTTGCAGAGCTCTTTG ATTTCTCCTCCTCGTCTTTCTCCTTCAGTCCTGGGGCTGGTGCTTTTCGCTCCGTCTCTACATCCACCACCTTTGTCCAAGGACGCCGCATCACCACACGCAG GATTATGGAGAATGGGCAGGAACGGGTAGAAGTGGAGGAGGATGGGCAGCTGAAGTCCGTCACGATCAACG GTATCCCAGACGACCTGGCCCTGGGCTTGGAGCTGAGCCGTCGTGAGCAGCAGCAGTCTGTCACCTCCAGGTCAGGGGCCACGCAGGTCCGGCAGACCCCTGTGTCACGACCCCTCGATGGCAGCCTCTCTGAGGAGGATGAGGACCTGCAGCTTGCCATGGCCTACAGCCTGTCAGAGATGGAGGCATCTGGGAAGAAACCGGCAGGTGGGCGGGGGGCACAGCGACGACGGCAGGGGCAGCCCAAGACCCAGAACCACGATCCAGGCGTGCGGGAGCCCCATGAGGGTGCAAGGGGTGACACAGCCAAGCCCAGCCCCTCTCCGGAGGAGAAGGCCACTCGCTGCCTCATCCTCTGA
- the DNAJB2 gene encoding dnaJ homolog subfamily B member 2 isoform X1, giving the protein MASYYEILDVPRSASADDIKKAYRKKALQWHPDKNPDNKEFAEKKFKEVAEAYEVLSDKRKREIYDLYGREGLTGAGTGPSRAEAGSGGPGFTFTFRSPEEVFREFFGSGDPFAELFDDLGPFSELQNRGSRHSGPFFTFSSSFPGHSDFSSSSFSFSPGAGAFRSVSTSTTFVQGRRITTRRIMENGQERVEVEEDGQLKSVTINGIPDDLALGLELSRREQQQSVTSRSGATQVRQTPVSRPLDGSLSEEDEDLQLAMAYSLSEMEASGKKPAGGRGAQRRRQGQPKTQNHDPGVREPHEGARGDTAKPSPSPEEKATRCLIL; this is encoded by the exons ATGGCATCCTACTACGAGATCCTAGACGTACCGCGAAGTGCGTCCGCTGATGACATCAAAAAGGC GTATAGGAAGAAGGCATTACAGTGGCACCCAGACAAGAACCCAGATAATAAAGAGTTTGCTGAGAAGAAGTTCAAGGAGGTGGCCGAGGCGTATGAAGTGCTGTCTGACA AGCGTAAGCGTGAGATCTACGACCTCTATGGCCGGGAAGGGCTGACTGGGGCAG GAACCGGCCCGTCTCGCGCGGAAGCTGGTAGTGGCGGGCCTggcttcaccttcaccttccgcAGCCCAGAGGAGGTCTTCCGGGAGTTCTTCGGGAGCGGAGACCCTTTTGCAGAGCTCTTTG ATGACCTGGGCCCCTTCTCAGAGCTTCAGAACCGGGGTTCCCGACACTCGGGCCCTTTCttcaccttctcttcctccttccctgggcACTCTG ATTTCTCCTCCTCGTCTTTCTCCTTCAGTCCTGGGGCTGGTGCTTTTCGCTCCGTCTCTACATCCACCACCTTTGTCCAAGGACGCCGCATCACCACACGCAG GATTATGGAGAATGGGCAGGAACGGGTAGAAGTGGAGGAGGATGGGCAGCTGAAGTCCGTCACGATCAACG GTATCCCAGACGACCTGGCCCTGGGCTTGGAGCTGAGCCGTCGTGAGCAGCAGCAGTCTGTCACCTCCAGGTCAGGGGCCACGCAGGTCCGGCAGACCCCTGTGTCACGACCCCTCGATGGCAGCCTCTCTGAGGAGGATGAGGACCTGCAGCTTGCCATGGCCTACAGCCTGTCAGAGATGGAGGCATCTGGGAAGAAACCGGCAGGTGGGCGGGGGGCACAGCGACGACGGCAGGGGCAGCCCAAGACCCAGAACCACGATCCAGGCGTGCGGGAGCCCCATGAGGGTGCAAGGGGTGACACAGCCAAGCCCAGCCCCTCTCCGGAGGAGAAGGCCACTCGCTGCCTCATCCTCTGA